The proteins below are encoded in one region of Polypterus senegalus isolate Bchr_013 chromosome 2, ASM1683550v1, whole genome shotgun sequence:
- the LOC120524322 gene encoding olfactory receptor 6N1-like yields the protein MTNASLMMSSVQQFIIVGFPGFQDHESKFLFSVIFLIAYLFICLGNLSIFGTFILDEKLHKPMYALICTLAVLDITFSSVTVPSIVAVLMFDNRVISFAACFAQFFLFHSLGSSQSLLLMLMAYDRFVAICNPLLYPTIMTNKVILKQITLCWLAGFIILIIPFILALRLPFCGPNKVMHIYCDIGSVIRLACADISVNSIVTLTIGMSVMFISLAYILYSYIRIITSVLKIASSEGRAKAFSTCGTHLIVIFIFYFIAVGVYISYRIPGTSEDVRIITAALQTIIPPLLNPVVYCLRNKEIRDSFVKIVKRCKLSP from the coding sequence ATGACAAATGCAAGCCTGATGATGTCATCAGTTCAGCAGTTCATTATTGTTGGCTTTCCAGGATTTCAGGATCATGAAAgcaaatttctgttttctgtaataTTCTTGATTGCCTACCTTTTCATTTGCCTGGGGAACCTCAGCATCTTTGGCACATTCATACTGGACGAAAAGCTTCACAAGCCCATGTATGCTCTGATTTGTACTCTGGCAGTTTTAGACATTACTTTTTCATCTGTCACAGTTCCAAGTATAGTGGCCGTTTTAATGTTTGACAACAGAGTGATATCATTTGCTGCTTGTTTTGCTCaattctttcttttccattctttagGTAGTTCACAGTCCCTTCTCCTTATGCTGATGGCATATGACAGATTTGTGGCCATTTGTAATCCCCTTCTGTACCCCACCATTATGACCAACAAAGTAATTCTAAAGCAGATCACTCTGTGTTGGCTTGCAGGATTCATTATACTCATTATCCCATTCATCTTGGCTCTCAGGTTACCCTTTTGTGGTCCTAATAAAGTTATGCATATCTATTGTGACATTGGCTCTGTGATCAGACTGGCATGTGCTGACATTTCTGTTAACAGCATTGTGACTTTGACCATTGGGATGTCTGTTATGTTCATCTCCTTGGCTTATATTTTGTATTCCTACATCCGCATCATCACATCTGTGCTCAAAATTGCCAGTTCTGAAGGACGTGCCAAGGCTTTCTCTACCTGCGGGACACACCTGATAgtaatttttatcttttatttcattgctgTGGGTGTTTATATTTCATATCGGATCCCGGGAACTTCTGAAGATGTGCGCATAATAACAGCCGCGCTACAGACCATAATTCCACCATTACTGAACCCTGTTGTATACTGCctgagaaacaaagagattagAGACAGCTttgtcaaaattgtaaaaaggtGTAAACTTTCACCATAG